The sequence below is a genomic window from Uranotaenia lowii strain MFRU-FL chromosome 2, ASM2978415v1, whole genome shotgun sequence.
ttctgatttggaatatatttttaaattatgaccaccactttcagcataaacgaaaatcgtttttaggttgtcataataaatcgttaggcctgaaattttcaaattgggtttatggtaaggtcgagagcaccattttttattcattatgggactgtttatcgaccatatttgaaacctttttcgaatctactagcctaacagtcccatacaaaatatatttttctcaccaagctactttctaagacttaaatttgatcatttttgaacttctaaatgcaattgtcagaaaaagaaacaaacttttgcaaaaaaatatcatgaattccacattgtaagttgaatcttttaacgatttttgattacatccgatagtttttcgctcaggaagtcattcctaagaaagtcagacctgccttcgaaaactagtgtgcatcatttgacagcaagtgagttaaaaaaatgtttaaatgattcatagcaataaaccaaagactatttcgccgaaagaaacattgaaaagtaaccaaatccgtggtaatTCACATAtaggactgttattcaggtatatttcatataggacagccacgaattgatatttttttcgaattttctaaaacaaaacctcttttttagtcttttatgttgaagccttatgttgacctaaaatgacgaaaattcatatgggactgttatgcgagtaagggcagtctgaaaaggacgaaaaaatagtgttttttacctgctttggtaagttctattgtttccatgttgttagaattgcttgctatctccatatgtgagtgcagttgttccaccattgtttgttttcgatgcaaaaaaagagatttattgtcattatttctttcataactcttcaaggtgttaatggcccactttggtgtcttcagatgaaagttgcatcatgaatcgagctacacaatggtattttttgcaaaatattcggtggtgcagacggtacttttagacgccatttaaagtttatttacaacttttcatgttgaaggtcattatttaatttttttcaactattctatttgaaaagctgataaaatttcaatgcattttaatgtgctattttataatttccgttgagaaacaacagagttatgtagctttgaaaaatggttattttttatttacaaaaaaatctaaccgaagctaactcgaaaaataaaaatgttagaaatctggaaaaatacatgtgtttttaagtcgcaaaaatgaaccaaattttcaattttggggaaaatctgaagacccccggcgcaaacccgtcagataataaaaaaaaatccccatatgccaaaacatatggaattccctgcaatttcttcaagaaaagatacatgtttctttatcatcaattaattttcattcaaaatcaattcctgtggatagtttttttttaaatgaactataattctactacatttttttttcggtttaatCTGAATTGTGCACCGACTCTCATAATCCGGAAGATTGAGGGGGTCGTTCCACGGAAGTGACCTGAGAGCGTAACGAATGAAAGATCGCTGCACTCTTTCGATTCGAAAACTCCAAGACGTATGATAAGGAGCCCACACACAAGCGGCGTACTCCAATACACTTCTCACCAAGGAACAGTACACAGCATTAGGAGTGTATACATCCTGAAAAGATTGTGAATTGCGCTTCACGAATCCAAGAACAGAGAAAGCCTTCGCTGTGATGACACTGATATGGTCGTTGAACGTTAGTTTTTCTATCAACGCCCAGATCGTTCATTGAGCTGACTTGACCGATGCTGGTACCGTTGATACTATACTCCAAGCAGACGTTGGACTGACGGCGACTAAAAGTTATGGACTTGCATTTTTATGTTCAATTGCATCTTATTTTCGGAGCACCACAAGAGAAGCTCGTCGATGTCAGATTGAAGAGCGTGACAATCTAGAACCGATGAGATTATTTTATAGATCttaagatcatcagcatatagCAGCGTACAGGATTTGAGACGGAAAGCTAGGTCGTTACAaaaagaacaaatatcaaaGGGTCTTGCAGGACACATgaggtcaaataaaaaatacgcGAACGTGATGTATTGATCTTGACAGACGCTCTTCGATCGGTCAAATACGATTGAAGCCATTCGGTCATCCAAGGAGGAAGACCTATGTGAACCAGCTTTTCAATGGCAAGTCGATGAGAAACTTTGTCGAAAGCCTTACTGAAGTCAAAATAGACTGCATCCACTTGTCGACGCTTCTCGATTTCGGTTGATAGGAAGTTGGTGTAACACATCCGGTTTGACACTGTGGATAGCTTCTTAACGAATCCGTGTTGATAGTCAGAAATCAAGTGACGAGTGGCGTGTACTTTGGCTATGCAACACAGGAAGAAATTCCTCGGTGGAATTACGACAACCGGATTTATGTATCGGAGTTATCGAGGCGGTCTTCCATACCGCAGAAAACTTCCGTTCGTGAAGAGAACGATTGAAAAGCAGACAGATAGGCAACTCCAATGATTCTGCACATTCCCTCAAGAAAACTGGTGGAAGTAGATCAGTTCCAGAACCTTTTTTGACGTTCAGCTTTTCCAGCTCAGATAGGACATCACGTTGCGTAAAGTTAAAGGATGGTAGCGTAATGTCATGCGTAGGAATACCCTACGCATTTGTTTACTTTATTGTAATAAGAACTGATccgacttgaacattttcatggaagattttgaactcattctaaagttttgaaaatttaagtgtgaaaaatgcattttttaagcttcaacagtctattttaaagatttttattttgaaaatcctaCTTTTTAGTATCGATCTTGACGAACAAGAATCCTCCTCGAATAACATGCCTTCAAAGTGGAAAAATTCCAGCAGATTCTTTGAATTGTCATCGAAAAAGGCtagtttcctagtaaattaaaaatatttttcgtgatCGTGACGTCGcagtctgtaccaatactagagcagggctgcctttgCGCTACCTTCTTTGAATATTCCTTGATCTACCACTTCATACCTAGTAGTTGGCCGTggtgctgaacaaaaatttgatatgtgatgcttttaataaattctacccgctcattttcaccatctttcatttcttctaactttctatccgtctataaaaatttcataatcttaagatgttcttactaaaaagtaCAGTGATTCACgtataaggccgataaattaaattataacaaacataaatgacggtgattaatctcttcataaaatttaaatcatattacagtaccgttcataattgtatagaaatttaaagcacgcacactgtcacttccataactttttactctgatgatattttttgatcaatttttttgcgttagatagatcaactatcatacTATCATCATACTattaatttgagctttctggagtttttgtggcctgagaaacagtaattctacgaaaatcggactttttggacttttctcattcaaactgcaatatctctgaaattaCGCTACATTTTgtaatgaaattttgcacagtgattgttgaaatataaagctagcatgtctgaagttttcaaaaagttctatcgatgagatcaaaagtaacgcgaggtgcaatattgcAGGTATGGATCtcgaaatgcgatttctatagaatgtttccatagaaaaaccatattctctgtttaacaaccagtaaatctattccaaccgaaaaatcacaacaatatcgcgagattctgatttcaaaacacaaatggatcatttattccatgtTTTCTTTCCTTCATTGCttttgtcagacattttttgtctgattggtggatgaaaacgatattgttctcatgaatcgtccaaaattctatagaaatcgtatttcaaggttcatgtctgaaatattgcacctcgcgtaacttttgatctcatcaatagaacttttcgaaaacttcagacatgctagcattgtatttcaacaatcactgtgcaaaatttcattaaaaaatgtagcgtagtttcagagatattgcagtatgaatgagaaaagtccaaaaagtccgattttcgtagaattactgtttctcaggccacacaaactccagaaagctcaaattttgtgatataataatgtgatagttgatcgatttaacgcaaaaaatttgatcaaaaaatatcatcagagtaaaaagttatggaagttcaaagtcgaagtgacagtgcgcgtgcttccgatttctatacaattatgaacggtactgtaactaaatgtaaaaaatgcgtatgagttccgaaaatcacgaatcaaattttgaagaaaatgtaaaaccaaatttaaacgacaatttcaaacacagcttttcatttaaatttttaattatagttcgaaccgaaaatcaaagtattaagaaatgaattatgcataagtgagaaaatttctaaaatctgtagatgaattttgaacctgggattagttttcgaggttttgacatcagttttgagtcaagGTTGTTACTATCTAATAACCTTATTCCATCatcaaaattagatttaaaatttataattttgtgtgtagagtagaatacctcgcttgcttttgatgGATCCTTATGGGGTGATTTAATCTTCAACACACACCCCCACCCCCCTCCCGCCCCGTTGCAACGGCCAGGGCATCCAtgattgagcttttttttttattagttgatcacccaggtggtaaatcctttttacggattgcattccaaggcacggcgagccaccgcgtccccccagtttgctactctgggtccatgggtgcaattggacgactcatgatacgatgtacccctacgccataaaatccacctggggcctctggccataattcccatccggacctagcAACGAAGGCTTTACCCatgatgggagaccatactcgcgcaatgcgctccacggcaaatactcgttttattcgtactacaccagcaatctcaaccactctttgtcacgattcacgacttacgggttggcagtccgttagccgctactcgtgactcgagtcccacgTATGGCCTCTTGTCACAATTTGAGCCGTCTTCGCCCGTCTCTCCTCGTGACTCGAGACCTTCACTCGCTCATCCTCTTGACACGATTCGAGAGTGCGCTCATtcacctctcctcgtgtcttgAGGGTCCTCGCTCAAAtcgtctcttgacccaattcgagacgagaacaactcgcctctcctcgggtctggagataaccACACATATCCTTTTTTCTCcatctcgactcttcgagacccaacctgaggcccatccactgggcgccacatgttacggcacaaggcccctctgtctgtcgtgagtcaatcgtatccgcgaatcggggccaggaacctccccgaaaggcagatcgatcgaaactcgccaaacatttggtcgtcccgcatatcggggtcgcgactacccgatacacgttacgacccctccctcttgcaactgagcactggtaccaggGTGCCCAGTCACACCACGTTTTGTCACCCTCGGCACGCAGCTCGTCGCAGctgactgtaccaagtgtgacgtgtagttctcttggccgtacatctacagCTGGTCAAttctgtagacacgtttccactctgcaccacggggaggtagaactACGTCCATGATTGAGCTTACACTGGCTCGAGAGTGCTCTGGCCTCTGATCAGGATACTACAATGAGATTTACACAGAGTTAACTTATGACACTGTGTGACGCACGAATGGATGTATGGGTATGTACATCATACATTCCCTCTGTGTGAATGGGTTAAACGCATACCGCGTCATCCCACATAAGCGTGCGGGGAGTCGGTCAGTCGGTCGGTGAGCAAACGAGCAAGCCGAGTAGTGCGTGCAGTTCCCGCTGCAGCTAGTGATCCGGTGGCCCTCTGGTGCTGCTACCGAGCTTCggagctccggacaggtctgcacagaCACTGTTTATGATTTATGActgtttatgataaaaatacaGACTTCTTGTAATCAATACTATTAATAAACATGTAGGTGTTTATAGAATTTAATACCGTACAAAAATGTGAATCGGGAAAAAATTTGGAttctttttgtaatatttcttataaattcagaatttactGCATTGCTTCGATGTGGTTTAGGCAAACACATGATgtgtctagttttttttaaacaaaaatttggatGGAGCAAAAACTGATTGAACCTTAAAATGTTGCCTCTTTCTCGTATAGCAAATATTTATGTAGGTATAGGGGTATAGCATGGAGACCAAGCATAGTTAAGTGTACGTAGCGCGGACAATTGGTCATTTCCGCACTGCAAGCGTGGCGCGCGACATTTCTGAGTGACTATTTGGGAAGCTGTTGGGAAAAATATGCTACACAAATTGTTAAACTCCACatataaaatgaacaaaaacgtCAATGGTAAACAAGAAAATGAAGCGcaattaaccttccaaagccgttcgctaaatatcagtttcgggaaaatttgagttgtagtttgatttcgttctcctggctgtaaatgtaaaccgattttgatgatattatattcattgtgtaggtaatttattcttattacttagcatttcaaaataaagtcgatatgtattaccaggttatcaaaaactggttcagaaagtaaaaagtccgaaaaatgaatattatttttaaaatactcataacttcagacagcttttctatattttagtgtttcattgatgtttgaaatctcTGACAgggtatagatatgttgggtccaatgaaagttttgactgCTATCACagattttccggtagaaaaaaatctaactttaaaaaatcgacaaccgattttggctttgcttagctgtatttcataacccaatgaaccgattttcaaaactcaaattttaaccTTTTGTCGTTGATTTGGTGATTATTTTCAtcgaacatacttggtctgtcaaaattaccagttcagcagtaaattgaaattatgataaagatgtttgaaatgtgcgtttcgggtcatattgacccgaacagctttggagggttaagaaGTATCAAATGTCTGTGAAGGCTGGATGAATTCGATATTTATGTAAAATTgtatattgaaattttctggtGTCCGAACACGATTTTAGGCCTTgtgttatttattgaatttctccaAATTATTGTATGTTCGGTGTTTTGGCAATCTCGTGCTTGAGCGTTTTGTTCCCCTCTGCCAGACACTTTAGTTGCCCCATTAGTTCAATTGGACTGACAGGAATCTGAATGGACAAGTAAGTGGTAAGCGTGGTGTAAATTTGATTAGGACAATTGAGCCACTTTATGGTGACTCGCTCTGAATAGGGAGAGGGCAACTCCTCATTCAAATGTCAAGTATGTACCTGTAGTAGACGGATCGATCAAATTGCCTGATGCTCTTTTCATTCGTTCACAGAACGATGGATTCGATTTTCATTGTTGTGCGAAGTAGTATAAGTTGATTAGTATAAAGAGAACActtatttagaatttagaacccCTTAAACTTAAAGTGCCTTAAACTGTATTCTTTCCTTTGCCTTGCTCTTTTCCAGGAGATCCCAATATCTGGTATCTCGACATTGACCTACCTCGTGAGAGCACGATTGTGTATCGTTACCTGATATGCTCAGTGGATCCGAGCAGCGAGAATGTCCATGTACGGCGTTTCGAAACTCATTTGAAGCCCCGTACCATTCCGATCGACGCTGCCCAGGAACCGGATAGGGCAATCGACACCCTCGGTGATATTGATGGTGTTGTCAGGCTGGACAAGGGCTGGCTCACCACCGAAACCATAGTACAATTTAAATTCTTCGACAATCCGTTCTCATTCAAGCGACCTCGTAATCGAGAAGTTTATGTTAAGGTATGATTATGATTTCATAGATTCTAAGTTTGAAAGGTCGTTGGTTAGATTTTACTTCTAATATTTTATCGTAGATATATGTAAAAGGAAAATTAAGGATCTcttaaagttgtttattatgaaTTGTGGTTTTTAGGTTACACCGATGAATCTACGCATAAATTCTGAGTCCCAAAGTTTAACGAATTTATTGGAAGAATCACTGTCGAATGATACACGCGAAAATGGCAGCGATCATCCGGCCTATGCATTCACAGAGGTTGTGTCGCTTCGGAACGTTCAACCTCTCTATCAGCAACAATCTCAGTTTGGTTGTCCAATAACGGCTGACGACTTCGTAGCTATCAATGTCACGGTCGCAGAACCCGAAAACGTAGCCTATCTTATTGACTTATATACTCACAGCTCCCGTTCCAATGATGGTGATCCACCGTACCATCTAGGCTATCACTATATTCTAccaaacttgttgaaaaaatcgGAGGGGATTCTTGAACTTGCAGTGACCTGTGCTAGCAAACATCGTCCTCTAGGCATGATGCGTATTGAATATCTAAAAGTGACACCGTTACTTTCACCAGGCTGCACCCTAGAAAAGTCGTACATTCGCTATTGGAACAAACGTTGGACTGGACTTGACGTGGGGCATCGAGGATCTGGAACAAGCTTTAAAACTATTGATGGTAACGTGATACGCGAGAACACAATTGCCTCGTTGAAAAAAGCCGTTCTGCATGGTGCTGATATGGTAGAATTCGACGTGCAGCTCAGCAAAGATCTTGTGCCCGTGATCTATCACGATTTCGATATTTATGTGTCTTTGAAGCGGAAAACTACTCTAGAAACAAATGACATGCTAGAACTGCCGATGTATGAACTTACTCTAGAGCAGCTTAAAAATCTAAAGGTAATTTTCGCATTTCCGACACCACATAAAAAGACAGCAATCATTCGAAAGCCATTTGCAATCGAATTTGTTTCCCATTGTGTGTAACATTATTGCCCCTTGAGTGCAGGTCTACCATGTGGTAGAGGGTAGAAATCGCGAATCAAGGTTTAACGATGAAGATCTCGAGGAGCATCAGCCGTTCCCTCAACTGGCGGACGCCCTGGACCAGATCGATCCTCACTGCGGcttcaacattgaaattaaaTGGTCCCAGAAGCTGAAAGACGGCACTATGGAATCTGATTTACATTTCGATTCGAATCTATACGTTGATTGTATTTTGAAAGTCGTTCTAGAGAAAGCTGGCGATCGGCGGATTGTATTTTCGTGTTTCGATGCCGACATTTGCACCATGTTACGCCTCAAGCAGAACCTTTATCCGGTAATGTTTCTAACGCTGGGGGTCACCGAACGTTACCAAAGCTATTTCGACCCGAGATGCAATTCAATCGAGATGGCCGTCAAAAATGCCTACTCGACCGAACTGCTGGGAATCGTTGCCCATACCGAGGATCTCCTGCGAGACCAAAGCCAGGTAAGTTACTGATTCGATGCTTTGAAATGTGGAAACATTTAACCTTTTCTTTTTGTAGATCAATCTGGCCACGGAAAAGGGGCTGATTATTTTCTGTTGGGGCGATGAGAACAACTGTAAAGACAccatcaaacatttgaaaagtcTTGGAATTCATGCCATCATCTACGATAAAATGGATGTTTTCTCCGACAAAGCCATCAAGGTACATAATGATAACTTTTCTTCCGATTGcattttgtttatgttgttgtgttcgtttttgtgatgtttttaaaatgttatgtctttgacaatgttttattttaaatgtatttgagTGCGTTGTTGAATCATCATCTGCaagtcaatttgttttttttttgtaaatatttataattgcATTAAATTTAGGACTTCagttatccattttttttgatAGCATAAGAAATATATATGCGCATTTCAGGTTTcttgttttgataaaataatagcCATAAATTGCGTAACgcgaaaaaatcacattttggaTCCCGTATGTCACAAAGCGCAAATTTTCGAtgtacacccccccccccctccatgaaaattacgtaacccTGGGAAATCCCTCCcccctttttgttattttaaaacttaaaagtcGACGGctcgaaaaaattaaacataaacatttctaaatatataaaactttttctaaaatatagAAAGTTGTTTGGAGTTGTTGAAGTCAGTTCgagatgtaaaaaatttttacatacTCGACAAGAAACTGAAGGTGAAATTATACATCAAAAAGTTTCCTGATCTTCACTATCGGAGTCCACGTCTTTCCTGATTGCGTCTAAGTACTCAACAATGATAACTTTATGTTCACATTTATTGATGCCGTGTTACGAATTGAATGTAGTACAGTTCAAAAGGAAATCTCTTCCAGAAACATAGAATACAAACCagcttaaaaaatgttgaagttTAGAGCTTTTAAGCTGACTTGGATTTGCCCAACCTACTTTTAGAAACATAAATGTcatgattttaataataaaaatctattctacaacattgaacacaacactttcggtaatTCTACGACACTaaattgaatgaatgaataatttcggcttaaatttcttcgcggtcttTAATGTGTTAATGGCATACAATTGACTTAACTTCAAAGAAAACGTTACGCAAAGTTGAGCCAATTTTAATTTAGATCATTTCATTcggtaaaacatttcaagactcAACAACCAACAACTTCttgtttaaataatatttctgaaatttggacGGAAAATCTGTCAGTCTTGCtagattattttcataaattgaaGAATGCTCTATTTTGGACGTGTAACTGTTTTTTCGCTACTCCTACAGCTTTTCCGTTTTggacaaaattgtagccagagaattttccagtaagctccatatattggaatttcatttgcatCGCGTGAGAACCACATTTACAAGAAGTACTTAAAATGTGACATTTTCCGAACAATTTTTCgcgtttttcatacaaaatttgtaaaaaaaaagtattgtatGAAAAGTTCTCAGGCAGCACCTTGCTAGGCACccaacagtgatgtcaattgaatttattgttctttaattttgaaaagacATACTCCTAATAAacagtcaataacttttttttcgtaacaAGATATGAAGTTGTTCAGAGGGAAATTtcatttagagaatttataaattgtcacaaaaaccattagcaggctcggttccacagaagcaacaaaaatgatgttgatttttcagtaaaaaatattcaattttcacaaacaaatctaaaagttcaaatttactcatgtaaacgttattaaatcctgcaaaaaatcatggatgaggtTTGAACCAAAGCGAGGCTTTTTAAACCCCAGGGTTTTaggaattccaaaatgaccccaaatcgacttaaTCTAATGCGACACTCTATATTTTACAAAGATATCCTTCAGACAACTGGTTTTCGTAGTATTAAGGaaacataataatatttttgttggaGCTTGTGGAGCTGTCCAATTTCGTcaaatgtaatttttgccaattttttacattttatcactttcattttttttttcctatttttgcattttttgtaatttttgtacatacttattttttttaattcctgtaactttgctattttttgtatttttttttatttttgaatttatttcggTTTGATTGGAGATATTTGAGAAATTAGTAATGAAAAATAGTTAGGATGTGAGTTTCTAGTGTGTTCTCACTGTGTATTTTCAATGAGAATACGCAAAACAAAGACTATTAAACATTTGAGAAAATCGTGATTCGTATAACATTACAACATCTCATGTGCgataatatttattaataataattaattgtacaaattacaaaacacttaaattattttcatgctTAAGTGCGAGTTTCCATTCTTATtagcattttcattcattcaaattgTGTTCGTTTCGCTTTATccaattcattttcaaaaacttatcaatctTCTAAGCTTGAAAGAATTTTGGTGcaatgctttgtttttttttcactctcaTAACAGATGCATATGAGCGTACAAATTTAGAAATCTTTGTAAAAAAGGATATACAAATAACCCcattaattacactagtttacaaaattttaaaaaaatcctgaacttgatcaactgaccaacatttttaatgtaaaatcgggcgctgaatccgaaaatgaaattcaaaaaaatctcagtagaaccgtttttgaattatgctccaaatatgaaacttcgaaaaaattaaaaaagttcttgtacttagattaaaatatctcggacggcatataagtaatttgaaatccctcttttgcatattgaaggtgaataagttttctatcgatcatctgaacactgtttttgcgtttgaccaactgtattgttgatattagtgactttatgagaaaaaaaaattataaaaaacgcatttttttagagaaaattttgtttcaacgaaagttttagactcgatggtagcatttaaaaaatctgatttttttttgcgcttaaatgtcaatttaa
It includes:
- the LOC129750181 gene encoding glycerophosphocholine phosphodiesterase GPCPD1 isoform X1; amino-acid sequence: MQRWWFLDEKNGTASSSSSSLTKKEKLPRPPGDLRHKFRVLVNQDLLQDESIAVTGNCEALGNWQPENCVQLQPEEGDPNIWYLDIDLPRESTIVYRYLICSVDPSSENVHVRRFETHLKPRTIPIDAAQEPDRAIDTLGDIDGVVRLDKGWLTTETIVQFKFFDNPFSFKRPRNREVYVKVTPMNLRINSESQSLTNLLEESLSNDTRENGSDHPAYAFTEVVSLRNVQPLYQQQSQFGCPITADDFVAINVTVAEPENVAYLIDLYTHSSRSNDGDPPYHLGYHYILPNLLKKSEGILELAVTCASKHRPLGMMRIEYLKVTPLLSPGCTLEKSYIRYWNKRWTGLDVGHRGSGTSFKTIDGNVIRENTIASLKKAVLHGADMVEFDVQLSKDLVPVIYHDFDIYVSLKRKTTLETNDMLELPMYELTLEQLKNLKVYHVVEGRNRESRFNDEDLEEHQPFPQLADALDQIDPHCGFNIEIKWSQKLKDGTMESDLHFDSNLYVDCILKVVLEKAGDRRIVFSCFDADICTMLRLKQNLYPVMFLTLGVTERYQSYFDPRCNSIEMAVKNAYSTELLGIVAHTEDLLRDQSQINLATEKGLIIFCWGDENNCKDTIKHLKSLGIHAIIYDKMDVFSDKAIKESVFLVAARESQAALLQQINIENRLDHGRSYDFRRSTETSATQEGSLSKNATEKSSSTTEESASSKNTTDKSSICICTDS
- the LOC129750181 gene encoding glycerophosphocholine phosphodiesterase GPCPD1 isoform X2; amino-acid sequence: MQRWWFLDEKNGTASSSSSSLTKKEKLPRPPGDLRHKFRVLVNQDLLQDESIAVTGNCEALGNWQPENCVQLQPEEGDPNIWYLDIDLPRESTIVYRYLICSVDPSSENVHVRRFETHLKPRTIPIDAAQEPDRAIDTLGDIDGVVRLDKGWLTTETIVQFKFFDNPFSFKRPRNREVYVKVTPMNLRINSESQSLTNLLEESLSNDTRENGSDHPAYAFTEVVSLRNVQPLYQQQSQFGCPITADDFVAINVTVAEPENVAYLIDLYTHSSRSNDGDPPYHLGYHYILPNLLKKSEGILELAVTCASKHRPLGMMRIEYLKVTPLLSPGCTLEKSYIRYWNKRWTGLDVGHRGSGTSFKTIDGNVIRENTIASLKKAVLHGADMVEFDVQLSKDLVPVIYHDFDIYVSLKRKTTLETNDMLELPMYELTLEQLKNLKVYHVVEGRNRESRFNDEDLEEHQPFPQLADALDQIDPHCGFNIEIKWSQKLKDGTMESDLHFDSNLYVDCILKVVLEKAGDRRIVFSCFDADICTMLRLKQNLYPVMFLTLGVTERYQSYFDPRCNSIEMAVKNAYSTELLGIVAHTEDLLRDQSQINLATEKGLIIFCWGDENNCKDTIKHLKSLGIHAIIYDKMDVFSDKAIKVEGEKSGISTG